The genomic interval AGACTTGCCCTCGTTCGGACCGTTCCGGTTCGTTGCCGTAGTAGGCAGAGCCGATGGCCAAGCGGTTTGTCGCGGAGTTCCCGCGGAAACCGATATTGTGCGCCGGCTCGGAATTGTCGATCCGCGTCTCGCGCAAAGTGTTCTCACCGACGCTGTTTCCTATTAACGCCGCGGTTGCGTACAACATCATAGGCGAGTCCAGTCATATGTCAGGGTTTGCGTCGAGATCGGCTCGGTCGTCTTTTCATCAAGTGCTTTTTGCTCATTAGGATCTCCTAAGGTCTCAGTTCTGAAACGTCGGAATGAGGGGCGCTGCAAGCCCACGTTCGTCAAAGAGGTTCCCAGCTTCCTCCCAGGCCGCCAGCCAGGGCGCAGACGCACACCGTCTTCGCCATAAAGCAGTACCAAGATTTGCAATTGTCCTGTCCCAAGAATAGGACATCAGCTCACCCCGAGAGTCCGAAACAAATGTCCGATCGTCCAAATCTTGTATTGCGTCGATCCGATCTCGACGTACTGATGGCAACTTTCGATGTCGAAGTCATTGGGCTCATCGAGTGTTTGGTCAGTCCAGGTTGGCGCCTGTCATTCGAGAGCGCGGACGCGCCGGCTATCCACTACAATCTTTCCGGGACCGGACGAATGGTCGTGAGTGGTTTCTCCGCATTTCCTCTAGTACCTCACACCCTTGTCATCACACCGCCCAAGAAGCCGTTTCACATCGAGGTTGATGACCGCACAGCGGCCAAAACAGTGAATGTGGTCGAAGCTCAATGGGATTCCCGCTTCGGCGAGGGTATCCAGCGATTCGTCGCCGGGAACGTCGACCCGGCGGTGATGCTGATCTGCGGGTACTTTCGCGCCACCTACGGCTCGTCGATCGACCTCTTTGCTGACCTTTCCACGCCGATTGTCGAGCGCTTCGAACCCGACGACGAACTGGGGTCAAAGTTACAGGCTGCGTTGGCAGAAATCAGCGGCCGGCAGGTTGGAATGCAGGCGATGACCACCGCCATCCTGAAGCAGGTGCTCGTCACGCTCATCCGTCGGAGTTTGAATTCGACTAGCGTTTGGCTCGAGCGCTTTTCTATCCTGAGTGACCGTCAAATCGCCCATGCGTTCGCCGATATGGTGGCGCGGCCATCGGCCGATCACTCCGTCACGGCCTTGGCGCAGAAGGCTGGCTTGAGCCGATCCGCATTCATGGCGCGATTTGTGCGCGCAATCGGAAGTTCGCCGATGGTCGCGCTCCGGCAAATGCGGATGAAGCGCGCAGCCGATATGCTCGCCGCGAAGACATTTTCAGTTGAGCAGATCGCGCGGGCGGTCGGTTATAGGAGCTGCAGCAGCTTTCTCCGTGCTTTTCGCCAGGTGCATGGATACGTCCCGGCAGAATCCGAGGGTAAGGGGCGCTCCGCGCATGGTCAGCGCGGCGGGTCAGGCGCAGCTGAGGACGAAGGCCGGGACACGTGACATTGGTGCGCCGGTCGGTGCTCAGTCGATGACCTGCTGTTATCGATTGCATGATCAAGAAACATGCCCGCCGCGGCGTGACGCGCGCTAGCTTTCGAGGCACTCCAGTGGCGAACACTGGCTGAGACGGTCGGGCGTCAGTGACGGCCCGCATCGTCACCAACCGAATAATCGTTCGCGGTCTACGGTAGGAGGATCAAATGCCGCGTATTGCCATTCCGAAACGTGAGGACGCCCCCGCGGAGTCCAAGCCGATCCTCGACAACGTTGACAAGATGCTGGGCTTCGTGCCCAACCTGCACCGCCTCATGTCGATCAGCCCTAACGCGCTCTCCGGCTGGGCTACCCTGATGGGATCGCTGGCGAAGACCCTGGACGTCAAGACGAGAGACGGGATCTCGCTGGCGGTGTCGGAGGCGGACGGCTGCGACTACTGCCTGGCCGCGCACAGCTTCATCGCGGCCAACCTGGCCAAAATCCCGGCGGACGAAATCGGGCTGAACAGGGAGGGCCGCTCGAGCGATCCCAAGCGCCAGGCTGCGGTCGCCTTCGCGAAAGCGCTCATCGAGACGCGCGGCAAAGTTTCCGACACCCAGTTTGCGGCGGTCAGGGATGCTGGGTGGACAGACGCCAACATCGTCGAGATGATCGCGCTGACTGCCCAGTTCCTTTTGACCAACTTCATGAACAATGCGGTGCAGACCCCGATCGATTTTCCCAAGGTCAGTCCCGCGAAGGCAGCCTGACGCGAGGTGCCTTCCTTTGGAGAGGGGAGGGCTGGAGAATCCAATGTCTCGACGGTCCCCGCGGCCTGGTGTCAAGCGCGTCTACGAGCCGCCCGAGGCCTCGGACGGCACGAGGGTGCTCGTCGACCGCATCTGGCCGCGCGGGCTCACGAAGGAGCATGCCAGCGTCGACGTGTGGCTAAAGGACATCGCCCCGAGCGCCGGCCTCAGGACCTGGTTTGGCCATGACCCGAACCGGTGGCGCGAGTTTCACAAGCGATACTTCGAGGAACTCCGCGCCAATCACGCCGCAGTCGAGCCCCTGACGGATCTTGTATCGACGGGCGAAGTCACGCTGCTCTTCGGCGCGCACGATATCGAGCGCAACAACGCCGTGGCGCTCGCGGACTATCTCGCGGCAGACTAGTCGGGGTCAATGTTCGGGATCGGGAGGTCGCTCAAGTCATCATCATAGCTTGCCGCCGGCCCGATGCCGACGTTACCGTTCGTGCGGATGTCGGCACTGAGGCCGAGCGTCCGCCCGACGGGACACATGTTCGCAGCCTGCATCAGTTGGGCGCGCTCCTCCTCGCCAAGGTTTCCTTCGAGCTTGATGGAGCGATCGAAGGAGTCGCGGCCGCCGTCGCCGCCATGGTGGTACGACACGGCTACCTCGACGTGGGAGAGCGGGATTTTCCGCCTTCGCGCCTGCAGCCGTATCGTCATCGCCGTGCACGCGGCGAGCGAAGCGCTTAGCAACTCGTAGGGGGTCGCCCCCGCTGCCGTGCCGCCCCTGCCGTCGGAGCCGCTGATCGAGAACACCGATGGGCCGGCACGGCCGTTAAGGGTGCCAGTGCCGTCAAGGTCGCCGGCCACCTCGGCCTGTGGGCGGGGAGCTCCATCGTCGTTCGAATTCGTCATCGTGCTTTCCGGAGCGGATGTCAGGCGTGGAGGGTCTCGCCGCCCTTAGCATCTGCGTAGTACTGAGGCGCTTCGCGACGGTCGTATTTCCCGTAGTCGCGCACGATCCGCACTCTCCGGACCCTTGCCTTGTCATTCGGCTCGGAGGCGTCCTCGTAGGCCTGCGCTGCAGCGGCGTCCTTCCAAGATATGAGGAGAATCAGCTCGCCGGGCGTAAGTATGGCGTCGAAGATGTCCCAGGACGTGCAGTCGGCGGCCCACGGGTTCAGGCCGAGCCACTCGGCGCAGTCGTACGGGTTGTTCGTCTGCTTCCACTCCGCGGGGCGCGTCGCGTTGATCAGCGAGACCGTCGTTCCTTCCCCGACTTCGGTCTCGTCGAGCCGCTGCTCCGTGAGGGCGTACCCCGCGGGTACCTCATTGTCAGCAGTGATCTGGCCGACGCGGAGGTGGTAGTCTGCGAGAATTTCGTCGCGGCCCTTCCGTTGGACCTCGTGATGGCGCCTGTGGGTGCGCCATCGGACGAGCGATTTCTCGTCCCGCCAGTTCGAAAGCGAAAGGATCCAGCCCTCGCGGGTCAGGCTCTTGTAGCGGACGTTGTCGACGAAGCCCTCGGCCTGCTCCAGCTCGGGGCGCAGCATCTTGGCGTTGTCGAGGTAGTCATCCCAGTTCTCTTTATTGGGGAGGACTTCAAAAATCACTGAAAACATGTTCGTATCCCGCTCTTAGAGTGTGCGACGCAGTCGATTTTGATGTCGAATTGCCCAGGCTAGGCGCGCTCTTGACGGCGGAAGACCTTCAAGTCTTCGACATCGATCGTCTTGGACAGCATCCACGCGGCTCCCGTTTCGTTCACTGTTGCGTCTTCTTGCATTCGGCGCGACCATAATCGCCACAGGCCGCGCGGATAATCTGGCCTTTGCGAAAACTATCCTCTCGCAAAGCGAGAGGAGTCGTCTCTCAAGCGCCGTAGCGTTCGGTCTTGATCGCCCTCGCTTCCAGTCCCAAGGCGAGGGCGGCGTCCGCCGCGATGTCGACGAAGGCGTTCGACCCGCACACGAAGGCGCAGCCGGGAGACATAGGCAGCCGTGCCGCGACGTCAGCGACCATCCTGGCGTCGATCCGCCTGCTGAAGTCGGTGCGGCGCGTCGCAGGCTCGCGTGTCAGCGCCAAGGCGAGCGCGAAATCGGGAAGCGAGCTCTCGAGCTCGAGGAGCTCGTCCCTGAACAGCACGTCACCCCAGGTTCTGGAGGAGAGCGACAGCGCGACGGGCACCGGCTCGCCGCTGGCCTTCCGATACCGGATCATGGCCATGAGCGGCACGACGCCGGAGCCGGCGCCGATCAAGAGCACTGGCTTGTTGGAAGGCCCCGGCCAGAGAAAGTGTCCGCCAAGCGGCCCGCGAAGCTCGATCATGTCGCCTACTTGGGCGACGTCGTGGAAGAACGGGGAGACCTCGCCGTCCGGGAGGCGCTCGATCGCCAGCTCGATCACCTTGGAATCGCTCGGGGCCGAGGCGATCGAGTAGCTGCGCATGGCAGTGTAGCCGTTGGGCGCGGTCAGCCGCACGTCAACGTGCTGTCCGGCCGTATGGCCGAACGTTTCGGAGAGGCGGAGAAAGAAGCTTTTGATAGCTGGCGTCCTCGTCGCAATCTCGACAATCGCGCAGCTCTGCCATTGCGCGGTTGCGGCAATCGCTTCAGTCATTCGTGTATCGCTGCTCATGCCACGGATCGCCGTACATATGGTACCCTCGCAACTCCCAGAAGCCGGCCTCGTCACGCTCCGTGAACTGAAGCCCATTCACCCACTTCGCCGACTTCCAGAAGTAGAGATGTGGCACGAGCAGGCGCGCCGGTCCCCCGTGGTCGCGCGGCAGCGGCTGGCCTTCGTACCTGAGCGCGACCATAGCCTTCCCCGTCGTGAGGTCCGCGAGTGGCACGTTGGTGGAGTATCCGTCGTAGCAATGTGCGAGCGCAAACGGAGTGGGTGCGGTAAGGCCAGCGTCGGCGAGGACGTCGTCGACGGCCACGCCCTCCCAGGCGGTGTTGAGCTTCGACCACGAGGTCACACAGTGGATGTCTCGCGTCATCCTGGTTCGAGGGAGCGCGTTGAACTCCGACCAGCTCCACGCTTTGACCGGACGAGGTCCGACCTTCAGCGTGAAAGTCCAGTCCGCGGACTCGATCCGCGGCGTGGGGCCGGCCGTAAGCACCGGGAAATTGTCGACGAGGTGCTGTCCCGGGGGAATCCGGTCCGATGGTTCGGGTCCGGATTGGCGGCCTGTGAAACCGCGAGTGACCATGGTGGATTTCCTCCGTGCCTGCGCGTGGCATAATCATCTGGCGGTCGCGAGCGGCCGGCGCCCGGACCCGCGCGCGCGCGGTCACGAACGCCGCGCGCCGCGGTCGCCGCCCCTAGGGGAACGTCAGGCCGAAAGTGGCCGGATCGGGCTGCTCGCCTTTCCGTGGGACCAAGAAACGCTCCAGCCCACCCGGCACGAAGCTGAGCAGCAGGGTCGCCTGGTCGCCGACCACCTCGATCGTATGCGGCACTCCGCGGGGAAGAGCTGCGTAGGCGCCCGGTCCCACCTCGACACGGGCATCGCCGACCCGCGCGATGAGCTTGCCCTGCACCACGTAGAGCAGTTCGTCCTCGCGCGAGTGGGTGTGCAGCGGCGGCTCCTCTCCGGCCCGCACCGTCCACATGACAGCGCCATATTCGCCTCCGGACTGGCTGCTCTCCACTTTCATCTCGATGCTCGAGCCTCCGCTCGAGGTCACTGTCTCGCCGCCGTGTGGCGGTGTGAGAACCGGCTGCTGGACTGACATTTGTAGACTCCTGATTGTTGGACCCTTATTCGACTTCGCAGTGGCGGCGAAAGGTCGCCGCTCACAACGTACCGTGAAACATGGTATTCCGTGCGGCGAATGGGAAATGACGTCACGCCATGAAGTCGATAGCCGCGCGTTATGACGGCCGTCCGCCTTCCGCATCGGGCTCGCGGGCATCCAACGCCAACCGCTCCAGCAGCTCGGTTAGCGTCCTGACGGCCTCCGTTAGCTTCAGGACTTCGCGCTCACGCAGTTGGTCGATCTTCTCGTGCAGCAACTCTATCTCGAGCTCTGCCTTCACATTGATCCGGTAGTCGTTCTCCGCAGCCTTGCGATCAATGTCCTGCTGCCGGTTCTGACTCATCATGATGACCGGCGCGGCGTAGGCCGCCTGGAACGAAAGCGCGAGATTGAGAAGAATGAACGGGTAGGGGTCCCAGCCCCTCATCGCGCCGACCAGGTTGGCGGTTATCCAGACGAACAGGATCGCGCTCTGGACGATGATGAAGCTCCACGATCCCATGACGGTGGCGACTGCGTCTGCTATCCTTTGCCCCAGCGTCGGGCGCGCCGCCGTCGCGGGCTCGTCCATGGCCTGAAGCCGAAGGGAACGGCGCGCTCGTCTGAGGTCGGCGAGCAGGTCCTGCTCAGCCGGCTCCATGCCGCCGGGGTTTCCCGCCATCCCTTTTACGCTGCCAGCACCCGTTCCGCTCGATTGCGCGGTCGATTTCGTCTTTGTGCTCGTCTTGCGCGACCCAGCACGTAACCACCACGTAGCTCACGTCTCGGCCTTTCGCTCGTGCTACCCGACGTCAACCCCGTTCCAGAAAGCCACGTAGTCCTTGATGTTCGCGGCCGCCGTCGACGGCTCCGGGTAGTACCACGCGGCGTCCTCGTTGGTCTTTCCGTCCACCACCAACGAGTAGTACCTCGCCATACCCTTCCACGGACAGCGGCTCGTCCTCGAACTCCGCTGTAGGAATTCCTTGCGGATGCTCCCGGGCGGGAAGTAGTGGTTTCCCTCGACGACGACCGTCTTATCCGACTCCGCGATCGTCGCGCCGTTCCAAGTCGCCGTTGTCATTTCCTGTTCCTCGTCCTGCGACGTTGTCGCGATGACTCCGACGCTATCGCACGCCGCGGCCTCCGCGAAATAACGATCGGGAATGGATTGCATAGCGCTACGCTTCGCCGGGCCACTCCAGTGTGACGCAAGCGCCCAGGCCGGTCGATTGGCTGGAAGCGGTTGTCCGCCGGCGTGCGCGTCGTGGTCATGCGGGCGCGCTAGCCACCTCCGAAAGCGTTGCATGCAGCATGCCCTTCTGGGGGACATCGACCGACCAGTCGCGAAGCCGCGCGACCTTGACGAAAGCGTCCAGCGCGGGCGAGTAGCGGCGCCCCTGCACAGCCAGCAGCCGCACCTCCCGCGAAACCGGGGCGCCTTCGAGCGGAATGGTCTTGAGCGTCGGAAGGTGCGGCATGTGCTCGGGCGCGAGTATCACGCCGAAGCCAGCCGCGGCCATGTGCTGCAGGTGCAAGTCGTGACCGCTGCAATAGCCGAGCCGGAGCGGTTCCTCGGGGAAATACGACCGTTGGATCTTCGGGGCGACGTCGCATCCGGCGCGTTCCAGCAAGACGGTCTCGCGGAGGTCGTCGATGCCGATCGAGGGACGGTTTGCGAGCCGGTGTGTCGGCGCGAGAACCACGACGTAGCGCTCCTCGAACAGTAGCCAGTCATCGATGCGGGCAGGCATGTCCTGCACATCCCCGACCATTGCGGCGTTGATGTCCCCCTCAAGCAAGAGGTCGACGAGCTTCTCCGCTGCGCCCTCACGCAGCTCGACGTGAAGCCCAGGGACTAACTTTGCGATCTCCGCGATCGGATCGAGGACGAGCGACGCCGAGATGGAGGGGGCGAGGCCGATCTTCAGTGGCGCGACCTCCTTGCGTTGGAACTCCTGGGCTCTGCGACGCACCGCCTCTTCCGAGGCCAATGTGCGCTCCAGCATCGGAAGGACTTCCTTCCCAAGGTCCGTGAGCTGCGTTAACTGGCGCTCGCGGTAGATTAACTGGCCGCCTAGCTCCTGCTCGAGCTTCTGCACCCCCTTGGTCAGGGCGGGCTGCGTGACATTGCACTGCTCGGCTGCGCGGGTGAAATTGAGTGTGGACGCGACGGCGAGGAAGTAGCGAACTTGATGAAGCTCCATGGGCTGTTCTCCTTCCTTCCGGGTCGCAGTTGCGCTCCGAGTTCCCTTGGAACCAGCGGGCAGGGCGCTTATTGACTCGTGTGCGCCGCCGTAGCGAGTAAAGCCCGGCAAATCGCTCCAAATTGCTGCTAAGGAGAAGGAAGATCTCCGTCCGCGCATCCGGCAAGACTAAGGGACGCGAGGCCGCGCGTGTGGCGCACGAAGAGCTTGATCAGCCGACTTCAAGCCGAAGCCCGACGTCGGAGTCTGACAGATGGTGCAGCAGTCGCTGAACGTCGCGTACTCGGACGGTAGCTCTCAGGTGTTGTGGGAGGACGGCGAGCGCGTGTTGAGCCGTGGCTGGCGACTGGACGACAATGGCAACCGGCTCGCCGTGCTGCTTGATGCCCGTGCCATCGACCAACCGTCCCGCTCAAGACTCGATCGCCTCGCTCACGAATTGAGCTTGAAGGATGAGCTGGACGCAGCCTGGGCTGTGCGACCGCTCAAGGTGGAGCGCGGCAGCGGCCGCACCATGCTGCTGGTGCTCGAGGATCCGGGCGGCGAGCCGCTCGCTAGGCTGCTCGGCTCACCGATGGATTTGGGAGGCTTCTTGGCCCTCGCGATCGGTGCTGCAACAGCTATAGGCAAGCTCCACCAGCGCGGCCTCATCCACAAGGACATCAAGCCAGCTAACATTGTGGTGCACTGCGCCGATGGACACGTGCGGCTCACCGGATTTGGCATCGCATCGCGCCTGTCCCGCGAGCGGCAGGCGCCCGAGCCGCCCGAGACCATCGCCGGTACGCTCGCCTACATGGCACCCGAACAAACCGGGCGGATGAACCGCTCGATCGACGCCCGCAGCGATCTCTACGCCCTCGGCGTCACGCTGTACCAGATGCTCACGGGCGTTCTGCCCTTAACGGCGGCCGATCCCATGGAGTGGGTGCACTGCCATATTGCCAGAAAGCCGGTGCCGCCAGGGGAGCGGTTAGAGAGTGTCCCAGCGCCCGTCTCGGCGATCATCATGAAACTGCTCGCCAAGACACCCGAGGATCGTTACCAGACCGCCGGCGGTGTCGAGCGCGATCTGCGACGCTGCCTGGCGGAATGGGAAGCGCGCCGCCGCATCGATGACTTCCCGCTCGGCCTGCAGGACACGCCGAACCAGCTGCTGATCCCCGAAAGGCTGTACGGACGAGATCGCGAGATCGCGACGTTGCTTTCCAGCTTCGATCGCATCGTCAAGACCCGTGAGCCAGAGTTGGTGCTTGTCTCAGGATATTCCGGCATCGGCAAGTCCTCAGTCGTCGACGAACTACACAAGGTGCTGGTGCCGCGGCGCGGCCTGTTCGCGTCTGGCAAATTCGACCAGTACAAGCGCGATATTCCTTACGCGACACTGGTGCAGGCTTTTCAAAGTCTCGTCCGGTCTCTCCTCAGCAAGGGCGACACCGAGTTGGCAAGCTGGCGGCACGTGCTTTTAGAGGCGCTTGGATCGAACGGGCGACTCATGATCGACCTCATACCCGAACTCAAGCTAGTCATCGGAGACCAGCCACCGGTTCCTGAGTTGCCGCCACAGCAGGCACAAAGCCGTTTTCGACTCGTATTTCGGCGCTTCATTGGCGCACTTGCCCGCTCGAACCGGCCACTGGCGCTCTTCCTCGACGACCTGCAGTGGGTCGACGCGGCGACGCTTGATCTGCTGGAGGAC from Bradyrhizobium arachidis carries:
- a CDS encoding helix-turn-helix domain-containing protein → MSDRPNLVLRRSDLDVLMATFDVEVIGLIECLVSPGWRLSFESADAPAIHYNLSGTGRMVVSGFSAFPLVPHTLVITPPKKPFHIEVDDRTAAKTVNVVEAQWDSRFGEGIQRFVAGNVDPAVMLICGYFRATYGSSIDLFADLSTPIVERFEPDDELGSKLQAALAEISGRQVGMQAMTTAILKQVLVTLIRRSLNSTSVWLERFSILSDRQIAHAFADMVARPSADHSVTALAQKAGLSRSAFMARFVRAIGSSPMVALRQMRMKRAADMLAAKTFSVEQIARAVGYRSCSSFLRAFRQVHGYVPAESEGKGRSAHGQRGGSGAAEDEGRDT
- a CDS encoding carboxymuconolactone decarboxylase family protein, with the translated sequence MPRIAIPKREDAPAESKPILDNVDKMLGFVPNLHRLMSISPNALSGWATLMGSLAKTLDVKTRDGISLAVSEADGCDYCLAAHSFIAANLAKIPADEIGLNREGRSSDPKRQAAVAFAKALIETRGKVSDTQFAAVRDAGWTDANIVEMIALTAQFLLTNFMNNAVQTPIDFPKVSPAKAA
- a CDS encoding DUF488 domain-containing protein produces the protein MSRRSPRPGVKRVYEPPEASDGTRVLVDRIWPRGLTKEHASVDVWLKDIAPSAGLRTWFGHDPNRWREFHKRYFEELRANHAAVEPLTDLVSTGEVTLLFGAHDIERNNAVALADYLAAD
- a CDS encoding OsmC family protein is translated as MTNSNDDGAPRPQAEVAGDLDGTGTLNGRAGPSVFSISGSDGRGGTAAGATPYELLSASLAACTAMTIRLQARRRKIPLSHVEVAVSYHHGGDGGRDSFDRSIKLEGNLGEEERAQLMQAANMCPVGRTLGLSADIRTNGNVGIGPAASYDDDLSDLPIPNIDPD
- a CDS encoding antibiotic biosynthesis monooxygenase, with the translated sequence MFSVIFEVLPNKENWDDYLDNAKMLRPELEQAEGFVDNVRYKSLTREGWILSLSNWRDEKSLVRWRTHRRHHEVQRKGRDEILADYHLRVGQITADNEVPAGYALTEQRLDETEVGEGTTVSLINATRPAEWKQTNNPYDCAEWLGLNPWAADCTSWDIFDAILTPGELILLISWKDAAAAQAYEDASEPNDKARVRRVRIVRDYGKYDRREAPQYYADAKGGETLHA
- a CDS encoding ferredoxin reductase translates to MTEAIAATAQWQSCAIVEIATRTPAIKSFFLRLSETFGHTAGQHVDVRLTAPNGYTAMRSYSIASAPSDSKVIELAIERLPDGEVSPFFHDVAQVGDMIELRGPLGGHFLWPGPSNKPVLLIGAGSGVVPLMAMIRYRKASGEPVPVALSLSSRTWGDVLFRDELLELESSLPDFALALALTREPATRRTDFSRRIDARMVADVAARLPMSPGCAFVCGSNAFVDIAADAALALGLEARAIKTERYGA
- a CDS encoding sulfite oxidase-like oxidoreductase, yielding MVTRGFTGRQSGPEPSDRIPPGQHLVDNFPVLTAGPTPRIESADWTFTLKVGPRPVKAWSWSEFNALPRTRMTRDIHCVTSWSKLNTAWEGVAVDDVLADAGLTAPTPFALAHCYDGYSTNVPLADLTTGKAMVALRYEGQPLPRDHGGPARLLVPHLYFWKSAKWVNGLQFTERDEAGFWELRGYHMYGDPWHEQRYTND
- a CDS encoding cupin domain-containing protein → MSVQQPVLTPPHGGETVTSSGGSSIEMKVESSQSGGEYGAVMWTVRAGEEPPLHTHSREDELLYVVQGKLIARVGDARVEVGPGAYAALPRGVPHTIEVVGDQATLLLSFVPGGLERFLVPRKGEQPDPATFGLTFP
- a CDS encoding DUF1003 domain-containing protein, yielding MAGNPGGMEPAEQDLLADLRRARRSLRLQAMDEPATAARPTLGQRIADAVATVMGSWSFIIVQSAILFVWITANLVGAMRGWDPYPFILLNLALSFQAAYAAPVIMMSQNRQQDIDRKAAENDYRINVKAELEIELLHEKIDQLREREVLKLTEAVRTLTELLERLALDAREPDAEGGRPS
- a CDS encoding DUF427 domain-containing protein, whose translation is MTTATWNGATIAESDKTVVVEGNHYFPPGSIRKEFLQRSSRTSRCPWKGMARYYSLVVDGKTNEDAAWYYPEPSTAAANIKDYVAFWNGVDVG
- a CDS encoding LysR family transcriptional regulator codes for the protein MELHQVRYFLAVASTLNFTRAAEQCNVTQPALTKGVQKLEQELGGQLIYRERQLTQLTDLGKEVLPMLERTLASEEAVRRRAQEFQRKEVAPLKIGLAPSISASLVLDPIAEIAKLVPGLHVELREGAAEKLVDLLLEGDINAAMVGDVQDMPARIDDWLLFEERYVVVLAPTHRLANRPSIGIDDLRETVLLERAGCDVAPKIQRSYFPEEPLRLGYCSGHDLHLQHMAAAGFGVILAPEHMPHLPTLKTIPLEGAPVSREVRLLAVQGRRYSPALDAFVKVARLRDWSVDVPQKGMLHATLSEVASAPA